One window from the genome of Deltaproteobacteria bacterium encodes:
- a CDS encoding TolC family protein, whose translation MPRFPMPALALAALLVLAAVSHGFAGEDSPVYTLDEIIEVAMRENPSVAVFRANLDAARGEVTASRAYPNPEVEVGGSRGTSLETDESAAEFSISIGQPIEWPGKRLYREKAARSALERREIEKESFLIELRYEVKAAFYRLLLANKEVEIAAENLTTVEKLLATVRARVEAGETPEFELVKARVEKLKAGKALRSAEKKALIAAARLNGLLGNALPAGFAVKGEFRSPVGGYSKEEILARAFEDHPFIRAAKKQVELSRNELRREQESVMPDVTVRGFYDKEIDKKTVGLGISVPLPVWYRNSGEIASASAALAQAQADLHRTRVELSVALDEALRDYEIALGQTEVFEEGLLEQARQALRIAEFSYAQGASGILDYLDAQRVYRETLLDYGRARFDLSLAIIDIERLSGEEE comes from the coding sequence ATGCCGAGATTTCCCATGCCCGCGCTGGCCCTTGCCGCGCTCCTCGTGCTGGCGGCCGTCTCCCACGGCTTCGCCGGCGAGGACTCCCCCGTCTACACCCTCGATGAGATCATCGAGGTGGCGATGAGGGAAAACCCCTCCGTCGCCGTCTTCCGGGCCAATCTCGACGCGGCCCGCGGAGAGGTCACGGCGAGCAGGGCCTACCCGAACCCGGAAGTCGAGGTGGGCGGCTCGCGGGGCACCTCGCTCGAGACCGACGAGTCGGCCGCCGAGTTCTCCATAAGCATCGGCCAGCCCATAGAGTGGCCCGGCAAGAGGCTCTACAGGGAGAAGGCGGCCAGGTCGGCCCTGGAGAGAAGGGAGATCGAGAAAGAGAGCTTCCTCATCGAGCTCCGCTACGAGGTGAAGGCCGCCTTCTACAGGCTGCTGCTGGCGAACAAGGAGGTGGAGATCGCCGCCGAGAACCTGACGACCGTGGAAAAGCTGCTCGCCACGGTCCGGGCCAGGGTCGAGGCCGGAGAGACGCCGGAGTTCGAGCTCGTCAAGGCGCGGGTGGAAAAGCTCAAGGCGGGAAAGGCGCTGCGGAGCGCCGAGAAGAAGGCCCTTATCGCCGCGGCGAGGCTCAACGGCCTGCTCGGAAACGCGCTGCCCGCGGGCTTCGCCGTGAAAGGGGAGTTCAGGAGCCCGGTCGGCGGATACTCCAAGGAAGAGATCCTCGCCAGGGCCTTCGAAGACCACCCCTTCATACGCGCCGCCAAGAAGCAGGTCGAGCTCAGCAGAAACGAGCTGCGGCGCGAACAGGAGTCGGTCATGCCCGATGTCACCGTCAGGGGCTTCTATGACAAGGAGATCGACAAGAAGACCGTCGGTCTCGGTATCTCGGTGCCCCTTCCAGTCTGGTACAGGAACAGCGGCGAGATAGCCTCGGCCTCGGCCGCGCTCGCGCAGGCCCAGGCCGACCTCCACAGGACGAGAGTGGAGCTCTCGGTGGCCCTCGACGAGGCCCTCAGGGACTACGAGATCGCCCTCGGGCAGACCGAGGTCTTCGAGGAGGGCCTGCTCGAACAGGCGCGACAGGCGCTGCGAATCGCCGAGTTCAGCTACGCCCAGGGGGCTTCCGGCATCCTCGACTACCTCGACGCCCAGCGCGTATACCGCGAAACCCTCCTCGACTACGGCAGGGCGCGCTTCGACCTCTCGCTCGCCATAATAGACATCGAAAGGCTCTCCGGCGAGGAGGAGTAG
- a CDS encoding cation-translocating P-type ATPase, whose amino-acid sequence MEEVTLYIEGMDCEEEAKLVRSALEALDGVDSFHVNTASGSVSVVYDPSLLSVRRMSAALEKTGLGVRLERRNGSGRSGPWWREPRILTLSICAAIIAVTLVLEHLAGMPHPMAAFLYAAAVVVGGYFPARMGLAALKNLTPNIRTLMVAGAAGAVSLGLWEEAALLVLIYSLGDVLEAYASDRVRSAVRALIGLAPKEARIKRGGKLLSIPIDEVKVGETAVIRPGERIPIDGVVVAGSSSVDQAPITGESIPVAKKPGDRVFAGSVNQRGSLDVEVTAPFRDTTLGRIIHYVEEAETRKSVYQRFGETFGRYYTPSMFALASAVMVLPGLVTGQWIEWFYRGLVVLVVSCSCGIALSIPVAVVAAVANGARKGVLIKGGAHIEAAGRVRAVAFDKTGSLTMGEARVTDVVPLSDTPVEEIVRIAASVEHRSEHILADAVVRKAEEMGLSLEEAADFEAMPGMGARARLGDRRYAVGSPALCDGLAPSQKRRVAEAASALEREGKTVMVLLEDGDAVAVIAVSDEIRPEARETVRRLRRLGVRGVVMLTGDNETVAAAVARKAGIDEYRAALLPEQKAAAVKELRRRYTTVAMVGDGVNDAPAMVASDLAVAMGAAGTDVAIETGDIVLMSDDLSKIPAVMELSRKTLRVMKENIAVSLAVIAVLVPMALTGSIGLVPGLLANEIGGLAVILNGLRLLR is encoded by the coding sequence ATGGAGGAGGTCACCCTCTACATAGAAGGTATGGACTGCGAGGAGGAGGCCAAACTGGTGCGCTCCGCCCTCGAGGCCCTCGACGGGGTGGACTCCTTCCATGTCAACACCGCCTCGGGGAGTGTGAGCGTCGTCTACGACCCTTCGCTCCTGTCGGTGCGGCGCATGAGCGCCGCCCTGGAGAAGACGGGCCTTGGCGTGAGACTCGAAAGAAGGAACGGGAGCGGCCGGAGCGGTCCCTGGTGGCGCGAGCCGAGGATCCTCACCCTCTCCATCTGCGCCGCGATAATCGCCGTCACCCTCGTCCTCGAGCACCTCGCCGGTATGCCCCATCCCATGGCGGCCTTCCTCTACGCGGCGGCCGTGGTCGTGGGCGGGTACTTCCCGGCCAGGATGGGCCTTGCGGCCCTCAAGAACCTCACCCCCAACATACGGACCCTAATGGTTGCCGGTGCGGCCGGGGCCGTGAGCCTCGGGCTCTGGGAGGAGGCGGCGCTTCTGGTGCTCATCTACTCGCTGGGCGACGTGCTCGAGGCCTACGCCTCGGACCGCGTGCGCTCGGCCGTGAGGGCGCTCATCGGGCTCGCCCCCAAGGAGGCGAGGATAAAGCGCGGCGGAAAGCTCCTCAGTATCCCCATAGACGAGGTGAAGGTGGGGGAGACGGCCGTCATAAGGCCCGGCGAGAGGATACCCATAGACGGAGTCGTCGTCGCCGGCTCGTCGTCGGTGGACCAGGCCCCCATAACGGGCGAGTCAATACCGGTGGCCAAGAAGCCCGGCGACAGGGTCTTCGCCGGGTCGGTCAACCAGCGGGGCTCGCTCGACGTGGAGGTCACCGCGCCGTTCAGGGACACCACGCTGGGCAGGATAATCCACTACGTCGAGGAGGCCGAGACGAGAAAATCCGTCTACCAGCGCTTCGGCGAGACCTTCGGACGATACTACACGCCCTCCATGTTCGCCCTCGCCTCGGCCGTAATGGTGCTGCCCGGCCTTGTGACGGGCCAGTGGATCGAGTGGTTCTACCGGGGGCTCGTGGTGCTCGTTGTCTCCTGCTCCTGCGGCATAGCGCTCTCCATACCGGTGGCCGTCGTCGCGGCCGTAGCCAACGGCGCGAGAAAGGGCGTCCTCATAAAGGGAGGGGCCCACATCGAGGCGGCGGGGCGTGTAAGGGCCGTGGCCTTCGACAAGACGGGCTCGCTCACCATGGGAGAGGCCCGGGTGACCGACGTGGTGCCGCTTAGCGATACGCCGGTGGAGGAGATAGTGCGGATCGCGGCCTCGGTGGAGCACCGCTCCGAGCACATACTGGCCGACGCCGTTGTGAGGAAGGCCGAAGAGATGGGCCTCTCCCTCGAAGAGGCGGCCGACTTCGAGGCCATGCCCGGCATGGGCGCAAGGGCGAGGCTCGGCGACAGGAGATACGCCGTCGGCAGCCCGGCGCTCTGCGATGGGCTCGCCCCCTCGCAGAAGCGCCGCGTCGCCGAGGCGGCCTCGGCGCTCGAGCGCGAGGGAAAGACCGTCATGGTCCTTCTCGAGGACGGCGACGCGGTGGCGGTCATTGCCGTGAGCGACGAGATAAGGCCCGAGGCCCGTGAGACGGTGCGGCGCCTTCGCCGCCTCGGCGTGCGGGGCGTGGTCATGCTCACGGGAGACAACGAGACCGTGGCCGCCGCCGTGGCCAGGAAGGCCGGCATCGACGAGTACAGGGCCGCCCTCCTGCCCGAGCAGAAGGCGGCGGCCGTAAAGGAGCTCAGGCGGCGCTACACAACGGTGGCGATGGTGGGCGACGGCGTGAACGACGCCCCGGCGATGGTGGCCTCGGACCTCGCCGTCGCCATGGGCGCCGCCGGCACGGACGTGGCCATAGAGACGGGCGACATCGTGCTCATGAGCGACGACCTGTCGAAGATACCGGCGGTGATGGAGCTGAGCAGGAAGACACTGCGGGTGATGAAGGAGAACATCGCCGTCTCCCTCGCCGTCATAGCCGTGCTCGTGCCCATGGCGCTCACCGGCTCCATCGGGCTCGTGCCGGGACTTCTGGCAAACGAGATCGGCGGCCTCGCCGTCATACTCAACGGCCTGCGGCTGTTGAGGTGA